In Arthrobacter alpinus, a single window of DNA contains:
- a CDS encoding arylsulfatase, producing the protein MDKPNVILICVDEWRGDCLGAEGHPYVQTPNLDELAGRGARFRHAYSATPTCVPARVALFTGQSQERHGRVGYEEGVPFDAVHPVTLQGEFRKAGYQTQAIGKLHVYPERSRVGFDDVILHDGFLHHARKEHRRDFKFFDDYVPWLRRQPGVSADEEYLDNGVGCNSTVARPWDKAERLHPTAWAGSQAVEWLYRRDPTRPFFLYLSFHRPHAPYDPPVWAMDMYLDLPAFRRRVGDWEHHYESVRRDGYHQLSFGTLPEAVTHRARSGYYGLMTQIDHQLMRVFEALAEFGLADDTVIAFTSDHGEMMGDHDFYRKAVGYEGSARVPLIVAPAPRDADAVSGAVVDEVVELRDIMPTLLELAGVPVPESCDGKSLLRFVRDSPADAPEPDPWREWLHGEHVYFGQSLQWVTDGHVKYLWASEWGSEELFDLDADPDEFHNLVPLPEHAELLKLWKGRLISDLTGREEGFVRDGELVVGAPVVTMLSNARTLAGAAQP; encoded by the coding sequence ATGGACAAGCCCAACGTCATCTTGATTTGCGTCGACGAATGGCGCGGAGACTGCCTCGGTGCGGAGGGCCACCCATACGTCCAAACCCCAAATCTGGATGAGCTGGCCGGCAGGGGTGCACGTTTCCGCCATGCCTACTCTGCCACCCCCACGTGCGTACCGGCACGCGTGGCCCTGTTCACCGGTCAGTCGCAGGAGCGGCACGGCCGGGTTGGCTATGAGGAAGGGGTGCCGTTCGACGCCGTCCATCCCGTTACGCTGCAGGGCGAGTTCCGCAAGGCCGGCTACCAGACGCAGGCCATCGGCAAGCTGCATGTTTATCCGGAGCGCTCCCGCGTGGGTTTTGACGACGTCATCCTGCACGACGGCTTCCTGCACCACGCCCGGAAGGAGCATCGCCGGGACTTCAAGTTCTTTGATGACTACGTGCCCTGGCTGCGCCGCCAGCCCGGAGTCAGCGCCGACGAGGAATACCTGGACAACGGTGTTGGCTGCAATTCCACTGTGGCGAGGCCCTGGGACAAGGCCGAGCGCCTGCACCCCACGGCGTGGGCCGGCAGCCAGGCCGTTGAGTGGCTGTACCGCCGCGACCCCACCCGCCCCTTCTTCCTGTACCTGTCCTTCCACCGCCCGCACGCGCCCTACGATCCGCCGGTCTGGGCCATGGACATGTACCTGGACCTGCCGGCGTTCCGGCGGCGGGTGGGCGACTGGGAGCACCATTACGAATCGGTGCGCCGGGACGGCTACCACCAGCTTTCGTTCGGCACGCTGCCGGAGGCCGTGACCCACCGGGCAAGGTCCGGCTACTACGGGCTCATGACGCAGATTGACCACCAGCTCATGCGCGTGTTTGAGGCGCTGGCCGAGTTTGGCCTGGCCGATGACACTGTCATCGCGTTTACCTCAGACCATGGCGAGATGATGGGCGACCACGATTTCTACCGCAAGGCGGTGGGCTACGAGGGCTCGGCGCGCGTGCCGCTGATTGTGGCCCCCGCGCCGCGGGACGCGGACGCCGTCAGCGGCGCGGTGGTGGATGAGGTGGTGGAGCTGCGCGACATCATGCCCACGCTCCTGGAGCTTGCCGGGGTTCCGGTGCCGGAGAGCTGCGACGGGAAATCGCTGCTCCGGTTTGTGCGCGACTCCCCCGCCGATGCCCCCGAGCCTGACCCGTGGCGGGAGTGGCTGCACGGCGAGCATGTGTACTTTGGACAGTCGCTGCAGTGGGTCACCGACGGTCATGTGAAATACCTCTGGGCTTCGGAGTGGGGCAGCGAGGAACTTTTTGACCTCGATGCCGACCCGGATGAGTTTCACAATCTCGTTCCCCTGCCCGAGCATGCCGAGCTCCTGAAGCTTTGGAAGGGCCGGCTCATCTCAGACCTCACCGGGCGTGAGGAAGGATTCGTGCGCGACGGCGAACTCGTGGTGGGGGCACCCGTGGTCACCATGCTCTCCAACGCGCGCACCCTCGCCGGGGCTGCTCAGCCGTAG
- a CDS encoding CsbD family protein: MGLGDKISNKAQEVAGKVKESVGGATDNEKLQADGAAEQAAAKAKQAGEHVKDAANDVFDK; the protein is encoded by the coding sequence ATGGGACTCGGAGATAAGATCAGCAACAAGGCGCAGGAAGTGGCCGGTAAGGTCAAGGAAAGTGTTGGCGGTGCAACCGACAATGAGAAACTTCAAGCCGACGGTGCGGCCGAGCAAGCTGCGGCAAAAGCCAAGCAGGCCGGCGAGCACGTCAAGGACGCAGCCAACGACGTCTTCGACAAATAG
- a CDS encoding Helicase associated domain protein, giving the protein MLRWDISLHPSWDRMYKSGMTVREISDMTGRPLSTVHRHLQVRQIYDDEIRSIHDAANAARDPGWPTTHWQRRYKATQIFLATNGRIPTSSEDDADEATLARWVAHQRALHIRGELPDIQITLMDMLPGWTYREPSVNRDEHWRERLADLLAFVTETGTLPRYKRYDSEHEHSLGVWLHTQHQRRAEGRLKQWRLEALNEALPGWRSKM; this is encoded by the coding sequence ATGTTGCGCTGGGATATCTCGTTGCACCCGTCGTGGGACCGCATGTACAAGTCGGGCATGACCGTGCGTGAGATCTCCGATATGACGGGCCGGCCGCTCTCGACCGTGCACCGACACCTGCAGGTCAGGCAAATCTACGATGATGAGATCCGATCTATCCATGATGCAGCCAACGCGGCACGCGACCCAGGCTGGCCCACCACACATTGGCAGCGTCGATACAAAGCCACCCAAATCTTCCTTGCAACAAACGGCAGGATACCTACCTCCAGTGAAGATGATGCAGACGAAGCCACGTTGGCCCGGTGGGTTGCCCACCAGCGCGCCCTGCATATCCGTGGAGAACTGCCCGACATTCAGATAACGCTCATGGACATGCTGCCTGGCTGGACATATCGGGAGCCCTCAGTGAATCGGGACGAGCACTGGCGAGAACGCCTCGCAGACCTACTAGCATTCGTCACGGAGACAGGTACGCTCCCCCGATACAAGCGCTACGACAGCGAACACGAGCATAGCCTCGGGGTTTGGCTGCACACCCAACACCAACGCCGGGCAGAAGGGCGCCTAAAGCAATGGCGACTTGAAGCCCTCAACGAAGCGCTGCCCGGTTGGCGAAGCAAGATGTGA
- a CDS encoding collagen-like protein — translation MSDTEAPHESGPEARPERDEQPARTFPPRWLKAIFWCVILLGVTVTVVLQLEAQSDRRVAQDNQATISADLKRVCDTNGILMYEDRDICLKADQMQENPTQAIPGPKGDPGKDGIDGENGADSTLPGPSGPAGKDGKDSTVPGAAGTDGQSIQGQPGSAGEPGVPGPAGPAGKDGAPGATGATGTTGLTGANGRGVADVQCVGDGDESYWQITYTDGTTDHSSGPCKVESKPEPTAEPTP, via the coding sequence ATGAGTGATACAGAAGCACCACACGAGAGTGGACCGGAAGCGCGGCCTGAACGTGATGAGCAGCCTGCACGCACCTTCCCGCCTCGGTGGTTGAAGGCCATCTTCTGGTGCGTCATCCTCCTAGGTGTGACGGTTACCGTCGTACTTCAGCTGGAGGCGCAGTCGGACCGGCGCGTGGCCCAAGACAACCAGGCCACCATCTCGGCCGACCTCAAGCGGGTGTGTGACACCAACGGGATCCTCATGTATGAGGATCGGGACATATGCCTAAAGGCCGACCAGATGCAGGAGAACCCCACGCAGGCTATTCCCGGGCCCAAGGGTGACCCCGGCAAGGACGGCATAGACGGTGAAAACGGGGCAGACTCCACACTCCCAGGCCCCAGCGGTCCGGCTGGTAAGGACGGAAAAGATTCAACCGTTCCCGGTGCCGCAGGTACCGATGGTCAATCCATACAAGGACAACCGGGCAGCGCTGGTGAACCGGGCGTTCCCGGCCCAGCTGGCCCGGCAGGTAAGGACGGCGCGCCGGGAGCCACGGGGGCGACCGGAACGACAGGCCTGACTGGTGCGAACGGGCGCGGCGTGGCTGACGTCCAGTGCGTTGGTGACGGTGACGAGTCCTACTGGCAGATCACCTACACAGACGGCACCACAGATCATTCCTCCGGCCCCTGCAAAGTCGAATCAAAGCCCGAACCAACAGCAGAACCAACCCCCTAA
- a CDS encoding Abi family protein, which yields MTEYDRPHLSFEEQVAILESRGLDCSGCDAPSSLAKVGYYRLSAYTYPFRKPLEPGDSEETPIQFRSAEFSAGYKLSDALKLYDFDNSLRLLCTEAMKVVEIGLRVQIAYVLGRRDRFGYLNRESLDERACNREAPDGDGDMFDYWRRRYDRLKRQAAAEDFVRHYMLKYDGRLPIWVAVEVLDFGGVIRLFSLLNRNDQNEIARTWGVNDGRRLHKWLLNLGTVRNICAHHSRLWNRVLNYEIAKFPPSIVDPELTHIAEHIFPKKLYPSLAVLAYLVPRMDARTNWPRTLRTKIKLKFPSLIGISPEENMGFPSGWDELPLWNYSPPK from the coding sequence ATGACTGAGTACGACCGGCCACATTTGTCCTTCGAAGAGCAAGTTGCCATCCTGGAGTCGCGTGGGCTCGATTGTTCAGGATGCGATGCTCCGTCTTCGCTAGCCAAGGTGGGTTATTATCGCTTGTCGGCGTATACCTATCCTTTCAGGAAGCCATTGGAGCCGGGAGACTCTGAGGAAACGCCGATTCAATTCAGGTCCGCCGAATTTTCCGCTGGATACAAGTTGTCCGACGCCTTGAAGCTTTACGACTTCGACAACTCGCTCCGGCTTCTGTGCACAGAGGCAATGAAAGTGGTTGAAATCGGACTGCGGGTCCAGATCGCTTATGTATTGGGGCGGAGGGACCGATTTGGTTACCTGAATCGCGAGTCACTTGATGAACGAGCATGCAACCGGGAGGCCCCGGACGGTGACGGTGACATGTTCGACTACTGGCGCCGGCGATACGACCGTCTAAAACGCCAAGCTGCGGCGGAGGACTTTGTTCGGCACTACATGCTGAAGTATGACGGGCGTCTGCCTATTTGGGTTGCTGTAGAAGTTCTGGACTTTGGCGGTGTAATTCGTCTCTTTAGCTTGTTGAACCGAAACGACCAGAATGAGATAGCTCGTACTTGGGGAGTAAACGATGGTCGCAGGCTTCACAAGTGGCTGCTCAATCTTGGAACTGTCCGGAATATTTGCGCCCATCACTCAAGGTTGTGGAACCGTGTTCTCAACTACGAGATCGCCAAGTTTCCCCCGTCGATCGTGGACCCAGAGCTGACCCACATAGCTGAGCACATATTCCCGAAAAAGCTATATCCATCCTTGGCCGTTTTGGCCTATCTAGTTCCCCGTATGGACGCTCGCACCAATTGGCCGCGGACGTTGAGGACAAAGATAAAGCTGAAGTTTCCATCCCTGATAGGCATCTCGCCGGAAGAAAACATGGGATTCCCTTCCGGCTGGGACGAATTGCCGTTGTGGAACTATTCGCCACCAAAATGA
- a CDS encoding amino acid ABC transporter substrate-binding protein/permease has protein sequence MAFGIGGASALSAPAPASEGHTVQGAVQATDVSGKKFSIATDTTFAPFEFRDGSGELVGIDMDLLKAIAKQQGFEVDIKSLGFDAALQALQSNQVAGVIAGMSITDERKNIFDFSDPYFDSGVQMAVGKNNGDIKSYTDLAGKTVTAKRGSEGETFANSIKDQYGFTVKALADSATMYDDVKAGNSVAVFDDYPVLAYGVSQNNGLKIVTEKEQGSSYGFAVNKGQNQELLTAFNDGLTALKGNGEYQAILDKYLAKSEVQEQSGFFQLVKDSFPALMKGLWLTLVATALSLAIALVLGVLFGFFKVAENKVLRAIATIYVAIFRGTPLLVQAFFFYFGLPQMTGQPLDVLTAGVLTLSLNAGAYMTEIVRGGIQSVDSGQLEASRSLGLGYVTSMRRVVVPQAIKIMTPSFINQFVITLKDTSLLAVIGFAELTYQGQQIYASNFRTGETLLIVAALYFIVITILTQLSNVLDRKFNK, from the coding sequence ATGGCGTTTGGGATTGGCGGCGCCTCAGCGTTGAGTGCGCCCGCCCCAGCGTCAGAGGGCCACACTGTGCAGGGTGCCGTGCAGGCCACCGATGTCTCCGGCAAGAAATTTTCCATTGCCACCGACACCACGTTTGCTCCGTTTGAATTCCGCGACGGCAGTGGCGAACTGGTCGGCATTGACATGGACCTGCTTAAGGCGATTGCCAAGCAGCAGGGCTTTGAAGTGGACATCAAGTCACTCGGCTTTGATGCCGCGTTGCAGGCTCTGCAGTCCAACCAGGTAGCCGGTGTCATTGCCGGTATGTCCATCACGGACGAGCGCAAGAACATCTTTGACTTCTCGGATCCGTACTTTGACTCCGGCGTGCAGATGGCCGTGGGCAAGAACAACGGGGATATCAAGTCCTACACCGACCTGGCCGGCAAGACCGTCACCGCCAAGCGCGGCAGCGAAGGCGAGACCTTCGCCAACTCCATCAAGGACCAGTACGGCTTCACCGTCAAGGCACTGGCCGATTCGGCCACCATGTACGACGACGTCAAGGCCGGCAACTCCGTGGCCGTGTTCGACGACTACCCCGTACTTGCATACGGCGTGAGCCAAAACAACGGCCTGAAGATCGTCACCGAGAAGGAACAGGGCAGCTCCTACGGCTTTGCCGTCAACAAGGGGCAAAACCAGGAACTGCTGACAGCCTTCAACGATGGTCTGACCGCGCTGAAGGGCAATGGCGAATACCAGGCGATCCTGGACAAGTACCTCGCCAAGTCCGAGGTCCAGGAGCAGAGCGGCTTCTTCCAGCTCGTCAAGGACAGCTTCCCGGCGCTGATGAAGGGCCTCTGGTTGACCTTGGTCGCCACGGCCCTTTCCTTGGCCATTGCCTTGGTTCTGGGTGTGCTCTTCGGCTTTTTCAAGGTGGCCGAAAACAAGGTCCTGCGCGCCATTGCCACCATCTACGTCGCCATCTTCCGTGGCACGCCGCTGCTGGTTCAGGCGTTCTTCTTCTACTTCGGCCTGCCCCAGATGACGGGCCAGCCGCTGGACGTCCTCACGGCCGGCGTTCTCACACTGAGCCTGAACGCTGGTGCGTACATGACGGAGATTGTCCGTGGCGGCATTCAATCCGTGGATTCCGGCCAGCTCGAAGCCAGCCGCAGCCTGGGCCTGGGGTACGTCACCTCCATGCGCCGTGTAGTGGTGCCGCAGGCAATCAAGATCATGACGCCGTCGTTCATCAACCAGTTTGTTATCACCTTGAAGGACACCTCCTTGCTGGCCGTCATTGGCTTCGCGGAACTGACGTACCAGGGGCAGCAGATCTACGCCTCCAACTTCCGCACCGGTGAAACCCTGCTGATCGTGGCCGCGCTGTACTTCATCGTGATCACCATCTTGACCCAGCTCTCCAACGTCTTGGACAGGAAGTTCAACAAATGA
- a CDS encoding helix-turn-helix domain-containing protein: MTTEKTSPAIVIRAYTLEQVAEMLQEPVSSVRTHCRTQALKGAYKTGRGKTAPWRIPPAAIDHYQRTRPRQ, from the coding sequence ATGACCACAGAGAAGACAAGCCCAGCCATTGTGATCCGCGCCTACACCTTGGAACAGGTTGCGGAGATGCTGCAGGAGCCGGTGTCCTCCGTCCGCACGCACTGCCGCACCCAGGCCCTGAAAGGCGCGTACAAGACGGGCCGAGGAAAGACAGCCCCCTGGCGCATCCCGCCGGCGGCCATCGACCATTATCAGCGAACGCGGCCGAGGCAGTAA
- a CDS encoding amino acid ABC transporter ATP-binding protein, which yields MSANAIEKNAKISVRELKKSFGSNEVLKGLDVDIAEGEVVCVIGPSGSGKSTFLRCLNKLEDITAGTVTVNGFDLTDAKVDLNTVRQNIGMVFQHFNLFPHMSVIQNIMLAPVELKKLDKAAARAKAMELLNRVGLAEKADARPASLSGGQKQRVAIARALAMNPGIMLFDEATSALDPEMVGEVLQVIRDLAAEGMTMVVVTHEMGFAREVADRVIFMDGGYICEEGTPEAIFTNAQQPRLQEFLAKVL from the coding sequence ATGAGCGCAAACGCAATTGAGAAGAACGCGAAAATCAGCGTCCGCGAACTTAAGAAGTCCTTTGGTTCCAACGAGGTCCTCAAGGGCCTTGATGTTGACATTGCCGAGGGCGAGGTTGTGTGTGTCATCGGCCCGTCAGGTTCGGGAAAGTCAACGTTCCTGCGCTGCCTGAACAAACTCGAGGACATCACGGCAGGTACAGTCACGGTCAACGGTTTTGACCTGACAGATGCCAAGGTTGACCTGAACACCGTGCGCCAGAACATTGGCATGGTGTTCCAGCACTTCAACCTGTTCCCGCACATGAGCGTCATCCAGAACATCATGCTGGCCCCTGTGGAGCTGAAGAAGCTGGACAAGGCTGCAGCCCGGGCCAAAGCCATGGAGCTGCTCAATCGTGTGGGCCTGGCAGAGAAGGCCGACGCCCGCCCGGCGTCGCTCTCCGGTGGTCAGAAGCAGCGCGTGGCGATTGCCCGTGCGCTGGCCATGAACCCCGGCATCATGCTCTTTGATGAGGCCACGAGCGCCCTTGACCCCGAAATGGTGGGCGAGGTGCTGCAGGTTATCCGTGACCTCGCCGCAGAAGGCATGACCATGGTGGTGGTTACCCACGAGATGGGCTTCGCCCGTGAAGTGGCCGACCGCGTGATCTTCATGGACGGTGGATACATTTGCGAGGAAGGCACTCCCGAGGCCATCTTCACCAATGCCCAGCAGCCGCGCCTGCAGGAATTCCTGGCGAAGGTACTCTAG
- a CDS encoding helix-turn-helix domain-containing protein produces the protein MNEDFSMLEARAAALVASHEQLMRDLIEMRHLHDLTQEVIADRMGVSQPTVAAFERYDSNPTLSTIRRYALAVHARIENKVEDACLNPDHQFDEIVKRSYATSSSVPVFMPRRTEARFEYWSSPKVMIRANG, from the coding sequence ATGAACGAAGACTTCTCAATGCTTGAAGCTCGCGCAGCAGCTTTAGTTGCAAGCCATGAACAGCTCATGCGGGATCTTATTGAAATGCGTCATCTTCACGATTTGACGCAAGAGGTAATTGCAGATCGTATGGGCGTGAGTCAGCCGACTGTGGCTGCATTTGAGCGCTACGATAGCAACCCGACGCTTTCAACAATTAGACGTTACGCGTTGGCAGTCCACGCTCGGATTGAAAATAAGGTCGAGGATGCATGCTTGAATCCCGATCACCAGTTTGACGAGATAGTCAAACGGTCCTATGCAACTAGTAGTTCAGTTCCAGTATTCATGCCTCGACGTACCGAGGCCCGATTTGAGTATTGGTCATCACCGAAAGTAATGATTAGAGCAAATGGTTAG
- a CDS encoding acyltransferase family protein — protein MATPVTRLLSYVDQIVTRWGRIERRLALSFEQLLGEFLTSIPTRRDTTIDIAKGLAIVAIVLGHVLRGLASSHIIDGDASAFTAVDRALYMVHLSIFTFLSGVFVRQGIEKRGTAGYLAPRVSQFLYIYLVWQMLQGIVKMFTSRLVNSPTTLDDLLSIWRPEGQLWFLPFLILVTIVAALLKPWERPARATLSLSTVGILSLCAWGYDGGVVATQGIALSIFFIAGAWIGSKPLLTAINSASMGLVAVALAIGGAAYALILIFTNAIPPTIDDSSRSLPDVVFGFICASLGVIAVIAASKLISRTPLAGLIAFLGTRSMEIFLAHIIAASGTRIVLDMAGVENPAVHIVVGTVSGIILPLLLWRLTIQWHFPWLFNAPASLTNRLGRRDESLQNTPLK, from the coding sequence ATGGCGACACCCGTCACCCGACTGCTCAGTTACGTCGATCAGATCGTGACCCGTTGGGGCCGAATCGAACGTAGACTGGCGCTCAGTTTTGAACAACTACTGGGGGAATTTTTGACTTCAATACCGACTCGCCGCGATACAACAATCGACATTGCAAAAGGTCTGGCGATTGTTGCAATAGTCTTGGGCCACGTTCTGCGAGGTCTGGCATCCTCTCATATCATCGATGGCGATGCGTCGGCATTCACTGCCGTTGACAGAGCGTTGTACATGGTCCACTTATCGATCTTCACCTTTCTGTCCGGCGTCTTTGTGCGCCAGGGTATCGAAAAGCGGGGCACTGCCGGATACTTGGCCCCAAGGGTTTCCCAGTTCCTCTATATCTACCTCGTTTGGCAGATGTTGCAAGGGATCGTAAAAATGTTCACCAGCAGGCTCGTGAACTCACCAACAACCCTTGATGACTTGCTGAGCATATGGAGGCCTGAGGGACAACTTTGGTTCCTACCATTCCTAATTCTCGTCACCATTGTGGCAGCCCTGCTCAAGCCTTGGGAGCGTCCCGCCCGGGCGACGTTGAGCCTCTCGACAGTGGGGATTCTCAGCCTCTGCGCATGGGGCTACGACGGCGGAGTGGTGGCAACCCAGGGCATAGCCCTATCCATCTTCTTCATTGCCGGGGCATGGATCGGCTCCAAGCCGTTACTGACCGCAATTAATAGCGCATCCATGGGCCTCGTTGCCGTAGCTTTGGCTATTGGCGGAGCGGCCTACGCCCTGATTCTCATCTTCACGAACGCTATCCCACCAACGATTGATGACTCATCGCGTAGTCTGCCTGACGTCGTTTTCGGATTCATTTGCGCCAGCCTCGGAGTCATCGCAGTGATAGCAGCATCCAAGTTGATATCACGCACGCCGCTAGCTGGGCTGATAGCGTTCCTGGGAACTCGATCCATGGAAATATTTCTGGCCCACATCATCGCGGCGTCAGGTACACGAATCGTCTTGGACATGGCCGGAGTAGAGAATCCTGCCGTCCACATTGTGGTCGGTACAGTTTCTGGAATCATTCTTCCGCTGCTTCTCTGGCGCCTGACTATCCAGTGGCATTTCCCATGGCTATTCAATGCACCCGCATCACTCACCAATCGCCTTGGCCGGCGAGATGAGTCGCTGCAGAATACACCCCTCAAATAA
- a CDS encoding glutaminase: MKDLQGILNEIADTVAPLCRTGEVAAYIPSLGEVSPDNFGMCVAMADGSVYGAGDWRTPFSIQSISKVFSLALVMSYDYDSIWKRVFREPSGTPFNSMIQLEADRGIPRNPFINAGALVVTDRLLTLTGDAAGSVRGLLRRESGNPAVDVDLVVAASEADHGHRNASMAHLLASYGNLENPVELVLENYFNQSALEMSCEDLAKASLFLARHGVSAGGTPFLTPNQSKRVNAVMLTCGTYDAAGEFAYRVGLPGKSGVGGGIVATVPGRCSITVWGPALGPNGNSVAGVAALDAFTTLTGWSIF; encoded by the coding sequence ATGAAGGACCTGCAGGGAATCCTGAACGAGATTGCAGACACGGTTGCGCCACTGTGTCGCACAGGTGAGGTGGCCGCCTACATTCCCAGTTTGGGAGAGGTGTCGCCGGACAATTTTGGCATGTGTGTTGCCATGGCTGACGGCAGCGTTTACGGGGCGGGCGATTGGCGCACGCCCTTTTCGATCCAGAGTATTTCCAAGGTCTTTTCCTTGGCCCTGGTCATGTCCTACGACTACGACTCCATCTGGAAGCGCGTATTCCGGGAACCGTCCGGAACACCTTTCAACTCCATGATTCAGCTCGAGGCCGACCGCGGAATTCCGCGTAACCCGTTCATCAATGCAGGCGCCCTGGTGGTGACGGACAGGTTGTTGACCCTGACGGGCGATGCGGCCGGCTCGGTGCGGGGTCTTTTGCGTCGTGAATCCGGCAACCCCGCCGTTGATGTGGATTTGGTCGTTGCCGCTTCGGAGGCGGACCACGGGCACCGGAACGCGTCCATGGCGCACCTACTGGCCAGCTACGGAAATTTGGAAAATCCCGTAGAGCTTGTCTTGGAAAACTATTTCAACCAGTCCGCACTTGAAATGAGCTGCGAGGATCTGGCCAAGGCCTCGTTGTTCCTGGCCCGGCATGGTGTGTCAGCCGGCGGCACACCCTTCCTGACCCCCAACCAAAGCAAACGTGTCAACGCCGTGATGCTGACGTGCGGCACCTACGACGCCGCGGGGGAGTTCGCCTACCGCGTGGGCCTTCCAGGCAAGAGCGGAGTGGGCGGCGGCATCGTGGCCACCGTGCCCGGACGCTGCTCCATTACGGTGTGGGGTCCTGCCTTGGGCCCCAATGGCAATTCCGTGGCCGGAGTCGCCGCCCTTGACGCGTTCACCACCCTGACTGGGTGGTCCATCTTCTGA
- a CDS encoding GNAT family N-acetyltransferase: MTNSSSTVVLLPLRQAPTSQLVELRTGIGLLELAPGQDAFVGDPVQMVQCGLEDPGRHPFAIVPSGIAPDAQQASVIGMGILHVDAATDAGWPDADGAVLLRGFLVDHRHQGLGYGRAATLAAVELAKELVQELQLPAKGVVLGVNERNTVARSAYLKAGFVDHGRYLGSRSGAQHIMFKAF; encoded by the coding sequence ATGACGAATTCTTCCTCAACAGTGGTGCTGCTGCCATTGCGGCAGGCCCCGACATCTCAGCTCGTCGAGCTTCGGACCGGCATTGGCCTGCTTGAATTGGCGCCTGGGCAAGACGCATTTGTCGGGGACCCGGTGCAGATGGTGCAGTGCGGGCTCGAGGATCCCGGGCGCCATCCCTTCGCGATCGTTCCCTCCGGGATTGCCCCAGACGCACAGCAGGCGTCAGTTATCGGCATGGGCATACTGCACGTTGACGCCGCTACCGATGCCGGGTGGCCGGACGCAGATGGTGCGGTCCTGCTGCGCGGCTTCCTGGTGGATCACCGCCACCAGGGTCTGGGGTACGGCAGGGCGGCCACCCTGGCCGCCGTCGAACTTGCCAAGGAGTTGGTGCAGGAGCTCCAACTGCCGGCCAAGGGCGTAGTGCTGGGCGTCAATGAGCGCAACACCGTGGCCCGTTCGGCGTACCTGAAAGCCGGATTCGTGGACCATGGACGCTATCTGGGTAGCCGTTCCGGGGCGCAGCATATTATGTTCAAGGCCTTCTAA